One Candidatus Rokuibacteriota bacterium DNA window includes the following coding sequences:
- a CDS encoding alkaline phosphatase has protein sequence MGRSMRLGRVLVAVLVAMVGWGLAVSDVQTAGAQGSQAKNVILLIGDGMGFSEVALARLASVGPGGKLTMDRLPYLTAMTTHSLDALVTDSSAGGTAIASGVKTNNHLVGVNPDLTPLPSVLEDAARLGKSTGLVSTSRITDATPAVFAAHPKVPREAVGAAWENEVPGAYLERGVDVLLGGGIRHWIPKSWPGSRRPDEADYVGMATQKGYRVVKSRAELQGIGPASTSKLLGLFSPSYMAFEIDRDPAKEPSLAEMTGKALEVLAKNPKGFFLMVEGGLIDIAGHYWDAAALVKEVVAFDEAVKVAFEFSRKDGQTLVIVTADHATGGLRIAEPLNPKGLGNIKASAARMAKRLAPDRANVREVLADLAGITDLTEAEIQAIRSPQGSHVGGKVHRALESVLGKGAWEIAAVLSDRAGVSWYPVHVHARSEKTYGHEGTPVPVYAFGPGAEQVRGLLDNTDIARIMRHAFGLPPH, from the coding sequence ATGGGGAGGAGCATGAGGCTCGGGCGCGTGCTGGTGGCGGTCCTGGTCGCGATGGTCGGGTGGGGCCTGGCCGTTTCGGATGTCCAGACGGCCGGAGCCCAGGGGAGCCAGGCGAAAAATGTCATCCTCCTGATCGGCGACGGGATGGGGTTCTCCGAGGTCGCCCTGGCCAGGCTCGCCAGCGTCGGGCCCGGCGGCAAGCTGACGATGGACCGCCTGCCGTACCTGACCGCGATGACGACCCACTCCCTGGACGCCCTGGTCACCGACTCGTCGGCGGGCGGCACGGCGATCGCGAGCGGTGTCAAGACGAACAATCACCTGGTCGGCGTCAACCCCGACCTGACGCCGCTCCCGTCGGTGCTCGAGGACGCGGCCAGGCTCGGGAAGTCCACGGGCCTCGTCTCCACGTCGCGGATCACCGACGCGACGCCCGCCGTCTTCGCCGCCCACCCGAAGGTGCCGCGCGAAGCCGTCGGCGCCGCTTGGGAGAACGAGGTGCCGGGAGCGTACCTGGAGAGGGGTGTGGACGTGCTCCTTGGCGGTGGGATCCGCCACTGGATCCCCAAGTCGTGGCCGGGGAGCCGGCGGCCCGACGAGGCCGACTACGTCGGCATGGCGACCCAGAAAGGGTACCGGGTGGTGAAATCTCGGGCCGAGCTGCAGGGGATAGGCCCGGCCAGCACGAGCAAGCTCCTCGGGTTGTTCAGCCCGAGCTACATGGCCTTCGAGATCGACCGGGATCCCGCGAAGGAGCCGAGCCTGGCCGAGATGACGGGCAAGGCCCTCGAGGTTCTGGCGAAAAACCCGAAGGGGTTCTTCCTCATGGTGGAGGGCGGGCTGATCGACATCGCCGGCCACTACTGGGATGCCGCCGCGCTGGTGAAGGAGGTCGTGGCCTTCGACGAGGCCGTGAAGGTCGCCTTTGAGTTTTCCCGCAAGGACGGTCAGACCCTGGTCATCGTCACCGCCGACCATGCCACCGGCGGCCTGCGCATCGCCGAGCCGCTCAACCCGAAGGGCCTCGGAAATATCAAGGCGTCAGCGGCGCGGATGGCGAAGCGGCTCGCGCCCGACCGCGCCAACGTGCGGGAGGTGCTCGCCGACCTGGCGGGGATCACCGACCTGACGGAGGCCGAAATCCAGGCGATCCGGTCGCCTCAAGGATCCCACGTCGGCGGGAAGGTCCACAGGGCCCTCGAATCCGTGCTGGGGAAAGGGGCATGGGAGATCGCCGCAGTCCTCTCCGATCGCGCCGGCGTCTCCTGGTATCCGGTCCACGTCCACGCCAGGTCCGAGAAGACTTACGGCCACGAGGGCACGCCGGTGCCGGTCTACGCCTTCGGGCCCGGGGCCGAGCAGGTGCGCGGCCTCCTCGACAACACGGACATCGCCCGGATCATGCGCCACGCCTTCGGTCTTCCTCCGCACTAG